In the Pseudanabaena sp. PCC 7367 genome, one interval contains:
- a CDS encoding branched-chain amino acid ABC transporter permease: protein MADFFNAYGFLIVSMAFGAVLGLSVYLPLMAGQLSLATPGFYALGGYIAAIFSTQVFTTEASLFPIPLVLLEIGIAAIAAAVLAIIVGILVLRLRGIYLAIATIAFVEILRVAALNLEITGGAVGIFAIPQPFQTSIEYLWLALPLLLLSALFVFRLERIRVGRAFTAIREDELAAAAMGINPTYYKVLSFTLGAILAGMTGAISAHFLNTWNARQGTFDASIIYLAFVIIGGSRNFLGPVVGGMVLTALPELLRQMAGIGGIPTWLEQFLHDGRLIIFGVLIVIGSIFYPQGIIPASWFKKRGKVKISTQSHATNHK, encoded by the coding sequence ATGGCTGATTTTTTTAATGCCTACGGTTTTTTGATTGTCTCGATGGCATTTGGTGCAGTGCTGGGTCTATCGGTGTATTTACCCTTAATGGCTGGGCAACTTTCGCTGGCCACGCCTGGTTTCTATGCTCTGGGTGGCTACATTGCGGCGATCTTTTCGACTCAGGTTTTTACCACTGAGGCCAGTTTATTCCCAATTCCACTGGTATTGCTGGAAATTGGCATTGCCGCGATCGCTGCGGCTGTGCTTGCTATTATTGTTGGCATCCTGGTACTACGACTGCGGGGCATCTATCTGGCGATCGCCACGATCGCATTTGTGGAAATCCTGCGGGTGGCTGCGCTGAACCTGGAAATTACTGGTGGTGCGGTGGGGATTTTTGCGATCCCGCAACCGTTCCAAACCTCGATCGAATATTTGTGGTTGGCTCTGCCGTTGCTGCTGCTCAGCGCCTTGTTTGTGTTTCGCCTGGAGCGGATTCGGGTGGGCAGAGCGTTTACGGCGATCCGCGAAGATGAGCTGGCCGCTGCTGCAATGGGGATTAATCCCACCTACTACAAGGTATTGTCTTTTACGCTTGGGGCGATCCTGGCTGGCATGACTGGGGCGATCAGTGCCCATTTCCTCAATACCTGGAATGCACGGCAGGGGACTTTTGACGCCAGTATTATTTACCTGGCGTTTGTAATCATTGGCGGATCGCGTAATTTCCTTGGCCCGGTGGTGGGTGGTATGGTACTAACCGCTTTGCCAGAGTTACTGCGGCAGATGGCGGGGATCGGTGGTATTCCTACTTGGCTGGAGCAGTTTTTGCACGATGGCAGGTTAATTATTTTTGGCGTGTTGATCGTGATTGGTAGTATTTTTTACCCTCAGGGGATCATCCCGGCAAGTTGGTTTAAAAAGCGGGGTAAAGTCAAAATATCCACTCAAAGCCATGCAACAAATCACAAATAA
- a CDS encoding serine/threonine-protein kinase, which produces MQLENPSGTLNPQLSSQLGHSKISMQPSLPLDSVLRDRYEIKQVIGRGGMGRTYMAMDRERFNEVCVLKEFIPTNQSPEIIDKAKQLFQREASILYQIKHPQVPEFRATFAVDGRLFLVQDYVEGQTYREILKQRSLEGRAFTESEIINLLSQVLPILGYIHNRNIIHRDVSPENLMLRSRDRMPVLIDFGVVKETATKLSRLHLGDLPASTVAGKLGYAPPEQMQSGRAYANSDLYALAVTAIVLLTGKEPQDLFDDASLSWQWQQYVSVNSGLAQILNKMLSYKPSNRYSSSDEVLHALEMNQAAVSEVRTMAVGAPQHRSNAPSSTYAAPTHTVYAEETASHVAARRKRRKSKNKLGAYLLGALVVLLSGVASWGITSLIFNRDRTAEVEPEPVVVEPTPTAEPSPRPTAATKPPVTKVNRNLLLNDGTEPGVKIAAANGKVNSRQAIVYRISGDKGNVLTASLAGSGLVMSLDFEDQDPINSTSNQIELGYWQGELPASGSYFVTIQTVPGVSQSDFNLDLQLTDPEAQAAATLEPEEPELPIPTEAPTPSVTTDPNFKDTDSDPDAVVSDQDVEVPQGTTRQIAGTVNAGEVKEYSFNVDAGRTLVVMMTEGDARIEVYDPNGGFVWPTVPNSNQQQISGTTAGQYTVRVFSDRATDFRINVAIK; this is translated from the coding sequence ATGCAGTTAGAAAATCCTTCCGGTACGCTCAATCCCCAGCTTAGTAGTCAGCTCGGACATAGCAAAATATCTATGCAACCCTCACTCCCACTGGATTCAGTTCTCCGCGATCGCTATGAGATCAAGCAAGTAATTGGTCGCGGCGGTATGGGGCGCACATATATGGCAATGGATCGAGAGCGCTTTAATGAAGTTTGCGTGCTAAAGGAATTTATCCCCACCAATCAATCGCCGGAAATAATTGATAAGGCTAAGCAATTGTTCCAGCGCGAAGCAAGTATTCTCTATCAAATCAAGCATCCGCAAGTGCCGGAATTTCGAGCCACCTTTGCGGTAGATGGGCGTTTGTTTTTGGTGCAGGACTATGTGGAAGGCCAGACCTATCGGGAAATTTTAAAACAGCGATCGCTCGAAGGAAGAGCTTTTACTGAGTCAGAGATTATTAATTTACTCTCGCAGGTTTTGCCAATTCTGGGCTATATCCACAATCGCAATATTATTCACCGTGATGTGTCGCCGGAAAATTTAATGCTCAGGTCGCGCGATCGGATGCCAGTTTTGATTGATTTTGGCGTAGTCAAAGAAACTGCCACCAAGCTATCTCGGCTCCATTTAGGCGATCTGCCTGCCTCCACCGTAGCCGGGAAACTTGGCTATGCGCCACCGGAACAAATGCAATCTGGCCGTGCCTATGCCAATAGCGATCTGTATGCCCTGGCGGTAACGGCGATCGTGTTGCTAACGGGCAAAGAGCCGCAGGACTTGTTTGATGATGCGAGCCTGAGCTGGCAGTGGCAGCAGTATGTAAGTGTAAATTCTGGGCTGGCGCAGATTCTCAATAAAATGCTCAGCTATAAACCTTCTAACCGCTATAGCAGTAGTGACGAGGTTTTGCATGCATTGGAAATGAATCAGGCAGCGGTTTCGGAGGTGCGCACGATGGCGGTCGGTGCTCCTCAGCATCGAAGTAATGCTCCTAGCTCCACCTATGCGGCTCCCACACATACAGTTTATGCAGAAGAGACTGCATCCCATGTGGCAGCGCGGCGAAAACGCCGGAAATCCAAGAACAAACTGGGCGCTTATCTGCTGGGGGCACTGGTAGTGCTGCTCTCTGGGGTCGCTTCCTGGGGCATAACTTCATTGATTTTTAACCGCGATCGTACTGCTGAAGTAGAACCGGAGCCAGTTGTGGTCGAACCAACGCCCACCGCTGAGCCTTCGCCCAGGCCTACTGCTGCGACTAAGCCACCGGTAACCAAGGTCAATCGCAATCTTTTACTGAATGATGGGACTGAACCGGGGGTCAAAATTGCCGCCGCCAATGGCAAAGTAAATTCCCGCCAGGCGATCGTCTACCGGATTTCCGGTGATAAGGGGAATGTGCTGACCGCATCACTTGCGGGGAGTGGCCTGGTGATGAGCCTGGATTTTGAAGACCAAGACCCGATTAATAGCACTTCCAACCAGATTGAACTGGGCTATTGGCAGGGGGAGCTACCAGCTAGTGGATCGTATTTTGTAACAATCCAAACGGTGCCGGGGGTTTCCCAGAGTGATTTTAACTTGGATTTGCAATTAACCGATCCGGAAGCTCAAGCGGCGGCAACTTTGGAACCAGAAGAGCCGGAATTGCCAATTCCAACCGAAGCACCAACTCCAAGCGTGACCACTGATCCCAACTTCAAAGATACCGATAGTGATCCTGATGCGGTGGTTTCTGATCAAGATGTGGAAGTACCGCAGGGAACTACCCGGCAGATTGCGGGCACGGTTAATGCGGGAGAAGTGAAGGAATATAGCTTTAATGTCGATGCGGGGCGTACGCTGGTAGTGATGATGACCGAGGGGGATGCCCGAATTGAGGTTTATGATCCCAATGGTGGGTTTGTGTGGCCGACTGTGCCCAATAGCAATCAACAACAGATTAGTGGCACTACAGCGGGGCAATATACAGTAAGGGTATTTAGCGATCGCGCCACTGACTTTCGGATCAATGTGGCGATTAAGTAG
- the clpB gene encoding ATP-dependent chaperone ClpB, producing the protein MQPTNPQQFTEKAWAAIVRTPDIVKAAQQQRIESEHLFKSLLDEEGLAASIFTKAGISVQMLRDRAEAFINSQAKISGSNSSVYLGDSLDKLFDRAENERKAFGDDFISIEHMILPYGEDDRFGKRLFKEVGLTEAKLREIIEQIRGNQKVNDQNPENKYESLEKYGRDLTELAREGRLDPVIGRDDEIRRTIQILSRRTKNNPVLIGEPGVGKTAIAEGLAQRIIRGDVPESLRDRKLIGLDMGALIAGAKYRGEFEERLKAVLKEVTSSNGNIVLFIDEIHTVVGAGATQGTMDAGNLLKPMLARGELRCIGATTLDEYRKYIEKDAALERRFQQVYVDQPNIENTISILRGLKERYEVHHGVKIADNALIAAAALSNRYISDRFLPDKAIDLVDEAAAKLKMEITSKPEELDEIDRKILQLEMEKLSLKQDNDPDAVEQRDRLNRELANLKGEQSTLTAQWQAEKEVIDQIRQLKEESDRVNVEIEQAERNYDLNRAAELKYGKLTDLHRQLETAEAKLAEAQTSGLSLLREEVTEEDIAEIISKWTGIPVSKLVETEKEKLLFLEDELHQRVIGQSEAVTAVSDSIQRSRAGLADPNRPIASFIFMGPTGVGKTELAKALAAYLFDAEDAMVRIDMSEYMEKHSVSRLVGAPPGYVGYEEGGQLTEIVRRRPYAVILFDEIEKAHPDVFNIMLQILDDGRVTDSQGRTVDFKNTVIIMTSNIGSQFILDVVGDDSRYEEMRDRVINALRANFRPEFLNRVDEIIIFHALVKAELREIVKLQIKRLEKRLVDRKMGLKLSEAALDFIAEVGYDPVYGARPLKRIIQRQIETQIAKSLLRGEFGEGDTIFVDIENERPTFKKLTPDFVEAVTT; encoded by the coding sequence ATGCAACCAACCAACCCCCAACAATTTACCGAAAAAGCCTGGGCAGCGATCGTACGCACCCCCGATATTGTCAAAGCGGCTCAGCAACAGCGAATCGAGAGCGAACATTTATTTAAATCCCTCCTTGACGAAGAAGGATTAGCCGCTAGTATTTTTACGAAGGCAGGCATCAGTGTGCAAATGTTGCGCGATCGTGCTGAAGCCTTTATTAATAGTCAGGCCAAAATTTCTGGTAGCAACTCTTCGGTTTACTTAGGTGATAGCTTAGATAAATTATTCGATCGGGCCGAAAATGAACGTAAAGCCTTTGGTGATGACTTTATTTCGATCGAACATATGATATTGCCCTATGGCGAAGACGATCGCTTTGGCAAAAGACTATTTAAGGAAGTAGGCTTAACGGAAGCCAAGTTAAGAGAAATTATTGAGCAAATTCGTGGCAATCAGAAGGTGAACGATCAAAATCCTGAGAATAAATACGAGTCGTTAGAAAAATATGGCCGTGACCTGACCGAATTGGCACGGGAAGGTAGGCTTGATCCAGTTATTGGCCGCGATGATGAGATTCGCCGCACAATTCAGATTTTGTCCCGCCGCACCAAAAATAATCCGGTTTTGATCGGGGAACCTGGCGTAGGTAAAACCGCGATCGCCGAAGGTTTGGCACAGCGGATCATTCGTGGTGATGTGCCAGAATCACTGCGCGATCGCAAATTAATTGGCCTGGACATGGGTGCGCTGATCGCTGGCGCTAAATATCGCGGTGAGTTTGAAGAACGCCTCAAAGCGGTGCTAAAGGAAGTGACTAGCTCCAATGGCAATATTGTGTTGTTTATTGATGAAATTCATACGGTAGTTGGTGCTGGCGCAACCCAGGGCACAATGGATGCGGGAAACTTGCTCAAGCCAATGCTGGCCAGGGGTGAACTGCGTTGTATTGGTGCAACTACGCTGGATGAATATCGCAAATATATTGAGAAAGATGCCGCATTGGAACGTCGTTTCCAACAGGTTTATGTTGATCAACCGAATATTGAAAACACGATCTCAATTTTGCGCGGTCTGAAAGAGCGTTATGAAGTTCATCATGGGGTCAAGATTGCTGATAATGCTCTGATCGCAGCGGCGGCTTTGTCTAACCGTTATATCAGCGATCGCTTTTTACCGGATAAGGCAATTGACTTGGTGGATGAAGCAGCGGCCAAGTTAAAAATGGAAATCACTTCCAAACCGGAAGAACTGGACGAAATCGATCGCAAGATTTTGCAACTGGAGATGGAGAAACTCTCCCTCAAGCAAGATAATGACCCCGATGCAGTGGAGCAACGCGATCGGCTCAATCGAGAATTGGCCAATTTGAAGGGTGAGCAATCGACCCTGACGGCACAATGGCAAGCCGAGAAAGAAGTGATTGACCAGATTCGCCAACTCAAAGAAGAAAGCGATCGCGTCAATGTGGAAATCGAACAGGCCGAACGCAACTATGACCTTAATCGTGCCGCTGAACTGAAATATGGCAAGCTTACGGATTTGCATCGCCAACTGGAAACCGCTGAGGCCAAATTAGCGGAAGCACAAACCAGTGGCCTGAGTCTGTTGCGCGAAGAGGTAACTGAAGAAGACATCGCCGAAATTATTTCCAAATGGACAGGGATTCCGGTTAGCAAACTGGTAGAGACAGAAAAAGAAAAGCTACTGTTCCTGGAAGATGAACTGCATCAGCGGGTGATTGGTCAATCGGAAGCTGTGACCGCTGTATCCGATTCAATTCAACGATCGCGGGCAGGTCTGGCCGATCCCAACCGACCGATCGCCAGCTTTATCTTCATGGGGCCGACCGGTGTAGGTAAAACAGAACTGGCTAAAGCATTGGCAGCCTATCTATTCGACGCTGAAGATGCGATGGTGCGGATTGATATGTCGGAATATATGGAAAAGCACAGCGTCTCGCGCCTGGTTGGTGCGCCTCCCGGCTATGTTGGCTACGAAGAAGGCGGTCAACTAACTGAAATCGTGCGTCGTCGTCCCTATGCGGTGATTTTGTTTGATGAAATTGAGAAAGCTCATCCGGATGTGTTTAATATCATGTTGCAAATCCTGGATGATGGTCGGGTGACCGACTCCCAGGGACGCACAGTGGACTTCAAAAACACTGTGATTATCATGACCAGTAACATTGGTTCACAGTTTATTCTGGATGTGGTCGGCGACGACAGTCGCTATGAGGAAATGCGCGATCGAGTAATCAATGCCCTGCGCGCTAATTTCCGCCCAGAGTTCCTCAATCGGGTCGATGAGATCATCATCTTCCATGCCCTGGTGAAGGCAGAGCTGCGGGAGATCGTGAAGCTGCAAATCAAGCGATTAGAAAAGCGGTTGGTCGATCGTAAGATGGGGCTAAAGCTCTCGGAGGCTGCGCTGGACTTCATTGCAGAGGTAGGTTATGACCCGGTCTATGGGGCAAGGCCGCTGAAGCGTATCATTCAAAGGCAGATCGAAACCCAGATCGCTAAATCTCTATTGCGCGGTGAGTTTGGCGAGGGCGATACAATTTTTGTGGATATTGAAAATGAACGCCCCACCTTTAAAAAGCTCACCCCTGATTTTGTTGAGGCTGTAACTACTTAG